One stretch of Mangifera indica cultivar Alphonso chromosome 9, CATAS_Mindica_2.1, whole genome shotgun sequence DNA includes these proteins:
- the LOC123225182 gene encoding classical arabinogalactan protein 4-like, whose amino-acid sequence MVMAKLFAFCFCLLLSVQYSLSQNSPGPSPASRPELSGDSPLASPVPAPETGSPSHAPVPSSSPSDLKDAPSMAPTPASVPSPAPTEGSDVNLTDLDTDGDGKESSGGGGGMNGGKKAGVVVAVVVAVCLVGLGGLVYKKRRDNIRRSQYSYAARGEIL is encoded by the coding sequence ATGGTAATGGCTAAACTCTTTGCTTTCTGCTTCTGTTTGTTACTATCTGTGCAGTATTCTTTGTCACAGAATTCACCAGGGCCGTCTCCGGCGTCGCGTCCGGAACTATCTGGTGATTCGCCTTTAGCGTCGCCAGTTCCGGCTCCGGAAACCGGATCTCCATCGCATGCTCCAGTGCCATCATCGTCACCTTCAGATCTGAAGGATGCGCCGTCGATGGCACCGACTCCCGCTTCGGTTCCAAGTCCGGCGCCGACAGAGGGCAGTGATGTGAACCTTACCGACTTGGATACGGATGGAGATGGAAAAGAGTCTTCTGGCGGTGGTGGTGGAATGAATGGAGGGAAGAAGGCGGGAGTTGTGGTGGCGGTTGTAGTGGCGGTGTGTTTGGTTGGGCTTGGAGGGCTTGTGTACAAGAAGAGACGAGACAATATAAGAAGATCTCAGTACAGTTATGCCGCCAGAGGAGAGATTCTTTGA
- the LOC123226484 gene encoding protein disulfide isomerase-like 1-4, producing the protein MSTRYILLLSLTILLLISTFSPVLSKPKSDAVEDDDEDLSFLEEADADTKNGGASDHFDDDADSYDDFPDDFDNDSYSDLDNSEYKEPEIDDKDVVVLKERNFSDVIENNKFVMVEFYAPWCGHCQGLAPEYAAAATELKDGNEGVVLAKIDATEETELAQEYDVQGFPTVYFFIEGVHKPYTGARNKDAIVTWIRKKIGPGIYNVTTLDEAERILTSNDKVVLGYLNSLVGLESEVLAAASRLQDDVDFYQTADPAVAELFHFDPKVKRPALVMVKKEAEKISYYDGHFDKSAIADFVFANKLPLVTIFTKESAPAIFESTIKKQLLLFATTNDSANMLPVFEEVAKFFKGKLIFVYVAMDNEDYGMPVADYFGVTGNAPTVLAYTGNDDGKKFVFDGEFTLDKIKAFGKDFLEDQLKPFFKSDPIPETNDGDVKIVVGKNFDEIVLDESKDVLLEIYAPWCGHCQALEPTYNKLAKHLRGVDSLVIAKMDGTTNEHPRAKPDGFPTILFFPAGNKSFDPITVDTDRTVVAFYKFLKKHASIPFKIQKPASAPKSQASDVKESHESSSNEAKDEL; encoded by the exons ATGTCAACTCGCTACATCCTCCTCCTCTCCCTCACAATTCTACTCTTAATCTCCACCTTCTCTCCGGTTCTATCCAAACCCAAATCCGACGCTGTTGAAGATGACGACGAGGACCTCAGCTTCCTCGAAGAAGCTGACGCCGACACAAAAAATGGCGGCGCGTCGGACCACTTCGACGACGATGCCGATAGCTACGATGACTTCCCTGACGATTTCGACAACGACAGTTACTCCGATTTGGACAACTCCGAGTACAAGGAGCCGGAAATCGACGATAAAGATGTCGTCGTGTTGAAGGAACGCAATTTCAGTGATGTTATCGAGAATAATAAGTTTGTTATGGTGGAATTCTACGCGCCATGGTGCGGGCACTGTCAGGGTTTGGCTCCGGAATATGCGGCGGCAGCTACTGAACTGAAGGATGGAAATGAGGGTGTCGTTTTGGCTAAAATCGATGCTACCGAGGAGACTGAGCTGGCACAGGAGTACGATGTTCAGGGTTTCCCTACTGTTTATTTCTTCATCGAGGGCGTTCATAAGCCATATACAGGTGCCCGAAACAA AGATGCTATAGTGACATGGATTAGAAAGAAGATAGGACCTGGTATATACAACGTGACCACATTGGACGAAGCTGAGCGCATATTGACATCTAATGATAAAGTTGTTCTGGGTTACCTGAACTCATTGGTG GGTTTAGAGAGTGAGGTGCTTGCAGCAGCTTCAAGGCTTCAAGATGATGTCGACTTCTATCAAACTGCGGATCCTGCTGTGGCGGAGCTTTTCCACTTTGACCCTAAAGTAAAGCGTCCTGCTTTGGTCATGGTTAAGAAGGAGGCAGAGAAAATAAGCTATTatg ATGGTCATTTTGATAAGTCTGCTATTGCGGACTTCGTATTTGCCAACAAGCTTCCTTTGGTTACCATTTTTACAAAGGAGAGTGCCCCTGCAATCTTTGAAAGTACAATAAAGAAACAG CTTTTATTATTTGCCACTACAAATGATTCAGCTAACATGCTGCCTGTATTTGAAGAAGTGGCAAAATTTTTCAAGGGAAAG CTTATCTTTGTATATGTGGCTATGGACAATGAGGATTATGGAATGCCTGTAGCAGATTATTTTGGTGTCACTGGGAATGCTCCCACT GTTCTTGCCTACACTGGAAATGACGATGgtaaaaaatttgtgtttgatgGGGAGTTTACATTGGATAAAATTAAG GCCTTTGGCAAGGATTTCTTGGAAGACCAGCTCAAACCTTTCTTTAAGTCTGATCCAATTCCTGAAACT AATGATGGGGATGTAAAAATAGTGGTTGGtaaaaactttgatgaaattgttCTGGATGAGTCAAAGGATGTTCTTCTGGAG ATCTATGCACCTTGGTGTGGGCATTGCCAAGCCTTGGAGCCAACCTACAACAAGCTTGCCAAACATCTACGTGGTGTTGACTCTCTTGTTATAGCCAAGATGGATGGGACAACAAACGAGCATCCCAGAGCAAAG CCCGATGGATTCCCAACTATTCTTTTCTTCCCCGCTGGAAACAAGAGCTTTGATCCA ATCACTGTAGACACAGATCGTACGGTGGTGGCATTCTATAAGTTCCTTAAGAAACATGCATCAATACCTTTTAAAATCCAGAAACCAGCTTCGGCTCCAAAATCCCAGGCTTCTGATGTTAAAGAGAGCCATGAGAGCAGCTCCAATGAAGCGAAGGATGAATTGTGA
- the LOC123225036 gene encoding 18.5 kDa class I heat shock protein-like, with the protein MSLIPSLFGNQRNNVFDPFSLDVWDPCKDFSLISTRFPRETSAFVNTRIDWMETPEAHVFKADLPGLKKEEVKVEIEDNSVLQISGERNVEKEDKNDTWHRVERSSGKFSRRFKLPENVKLERIKASMEDGVLTVTVPKVEVKKPEAKAIEISG; encoded by the coding sequence ATGTCACTGATTCCAAGCTTATTCGGCAACCAGCGCAACAATGTCTTCGATCCCTTCTCTCTCGATGTTTGGGATCCATGTAAGGACTTTTCTCTAATTTCCACTCGTTTCCCTCGGGAAACCTCTGCTTTTGTCAACACTCGGATAGACTGGATGGAAACCCCGGAGGCTCACGTGTTCAAGGCCGATCTTCCAGGGCTCAAGAAAGAGGAAGTGAAGGTGGAGATCGAAGATAACAGCGTGCTTCAAATTAGCGGAGAGAGGAATGTTGAGAAGGAAGACAAGAACGACACTTGGCATCGTGTGGAACGTAGTAGCGGCAAATTCTCCAGGAGGTTTAAGCTACCGGAGAACGTGAAATTGGAGCGGATTAAGGCTTCTATGGAGGACGGAGTTCTGACTGTGACTGTTCCTAAAGTTGAGGTTAAGAAACCTGAAGCTAAAGCCATTGAAATCTCTGGTTGA
- the LOC123226404 gene encoding protein-tyrosine sulfotransferase-like isoform X1: MSTRSRNSIQLRICFAVIAVKIIPMDTALKFTLLLLLLRFVNASTKNDFRHCERIVKTWALSSIDQEVKEDKHILQDLLFFLHVPRTGGRTYFHCLLRKLYSSSLECPRSYDKLRFDPGKTNCRLLVTHDDYSMMSKLPKEKTSVVTILRNPIDRVFSTYEFSVEVAARFLVHPNLTSATRMAKRLRSKSSGVSTLDIWPWKYLVPWMREDLFARRDARKQKVNVDVSGNDPYYMEDFVMPLQDFINKPTAWDIVHNGATFQVVGLTNNSFLAESHEVRHCVQKFKTLGDYVLQVAKKRLDEMLYIGLTENHRESANIFGRVVGAQVISQMAASNSSIEGSNKSEHSSSLSDIKPASNYHQNSTPDQKSANVTSAEKVEILKENMTVGKLMQDYEVCISSLRKSQATRRINSLKRISPVNFSKEARLQVPEEVLEQIRSLNSLDLELYEYALDIFAKQKQKLALTDELGSHGFTGKLDSILSHSYGITLWQGLLMGISIFLLVFFLLFINARRRTPKVKI; this comes from the exons ATGAGCACGAGATCACGAAACTCTATACAG TTGCGTATTTGTTTTGCAGTGATTGCAGTGAAAATCATCCCCATGGATACTGCTCTCAAATTTACTCTTCTGTTGCTGCTTCttagatttg TGAATGCTTCTACTAAAAATGATTTTCGGCACTGTGAAAGAATTGTTAAAACTTGGGCACTTTCTTCCATTGATCAAGAAGTAAAAGAAGACAAACACATACTGCAAGATTTGCTGTTTTTTCTACATGTTCCCCGGACAGGAGGCCGTACTTATTTCCATTG TCTTCTGAGAAAGTTGTACTCTAGCTCTTTGGAATGTCCTCGTTCTTATGACAAGTTGCGATTTGATCCAGG CAAAACAAATTGTAGATTATTGGTCACTCATGATGATTATAGCATGATGTCCAAACTTCCAAAAGAGAAAACTTCGGTTGTGACTATACTTAGGAATCCAATTGATCGTGTGTTTAGTACTTATGAATTTTCAGTTGAAGTTGCTGCAAGATTTTTGGTGCATCCTAACTTAACTTCTGCCACACGAATGGCTAAACGCTTGCGAAGTAAAAGTTCTGGAGTGAGCACTCTTGATATATGGCCATGGAAGTATTTGGTTCCATGGATGAGAGAAGATCTATTTGCTCGG AGAGATGCCCGAAAACAGAAGGTCAATGTGGATGTTAGTGGCAATGATCCATACTACATGGAGGATTTTGTAATGCCATTACAAGATTTCATCAATAAACCAACAGCTTGGGATATTGTTCACAACGGAGCAACATTTCAG GTTGTTGGATTGACAAACAACTCATTTTTAGCAGAATCACATGAAGTTCGCCATTGTGTTCAGAAGTTTAAGACTCTTGGTGATTATGTGCTTCAAGTTGCAAAG AAGAGATTGGATGAAATGCTATATATTGGTCTCACAGAGAATCATAGAGAATCTGCAAACATTTTTGGAAGGGTGGTTGGTGCACAGGTGATTTCCCAGATGGCGGCATCAAATTCTAGCATAGAGGGTAGCAACAAATCAG AACATAGCTCTTCATTGTCAGATATTAAGCCTGCTAGCAATTATCATCAG AATAGCACCCCAGACCAAAAATCTGCTAATGTTACTTCAGCTGAAAAAGTCGAAATTCTAAAGGAAAAT ATGACTGTTGGAAAGCTCATGCAAGATTATGAAGTGTGCATTTCTTCCTTACGAAAGTCCCAAGCAACTCGACGTATTAATTCTTTGAAGAGAATCTCACCAGTGAACTTTTCAAAGGAG GCACGTCTCCAAGTTCCTGAAGAGGTTCTGGAGCAGATAAGATCACTTAACAGCCTTGATTTAGAGCTTTATGAGTATGCTCTGGACATCTTTGCGAAACAAAAGCAGAAATTAGCTTTAACG GATGAATTGGGAAGTCATGGATTTACC GGGAAGCTGGATAGCATACTCAGCCATTCTTATGGCATCACGCTCTGGCAAGGCCTCTTAATGGGCATTTCTATTTTCTTACTGGTCTTCTTCTTACTATTTATAAATGCTAGAAGAAGAACTCcaaaagtaaaaatatga
- the LOC123226404 gene encoding protein-tyrosine sulfotransferase-like isoform X2, whose product MSTRSRNSIQLRICFAVIAVKIIPMDTALKFTLLLLLLRFVNASTKNDFRHCERIVKTWALSSIDQEVKEDKHILQDLLFFLHVPRTGGRTYFHCLLRKLYSSSLECPRSYDKLRFDPGKTNCRLLVTHDDYSMMSKLPKEKTSVVTILRNPIDRVFSTYEFSVEVAARFLVHPNLTSATRMAKRLRSKSSGVSTLDIWPWKYLVPWMREDLFARRDARKQKVNVDVSGNDPYYMEDFVMPLQDFINKPTAWDIVHNGATFQVVGLTNNSFLAESHEVRHCVQKFKTLGDYVLQVAKKRLDEMLYIGLTENHRESANIFGRVVGAQVISQMAASNSSIEGSNKSEHSSSLSDIKPASNYHQNSTPDQKSANVTSAEKVEILKENMTVGKLMQDYEVCISSLRKSQATRRINSLKRISPVNFSKEARLQVPEEVLEQIRSLNSLDLELYEYALDIFAKQKQKLALTGKLDSILSHSYGITLWQGLLMGISIFLLVFFLLFINARRRTPKVKI is encoded by the exons ATGAGCACGAGATCACGAAACTCTATACAG TTGCGTATTTGTTTTGCAGTGATTGCAGTGAAAATCATCCCCATGGATACTGCTCTCAAATTTACTCTTCTGTTGCTGCTTCttagatttg TGAATGCTTCTACTAAAAATGATTTTCGGCACTGTGAAAGAATTGTTAAAACTTGGGCACTTTCTTCCATTGATCAAGAAGTAAAAGAAGACAAACACATACTGCAAGATTTGCTGTTTTTTCTACATGTTCCCCGGACAGGAGGCCGTACTTATTTCCATTG TCTTCTGAGAAAGTTGTACTCTAGCTCTTTGGAATGTCCTCGTTCTTATGACAAGTTGCGATTTGATCCAGG CAAAACAAATTGTAGATTATTGGTCACTCATGATGATTATAGCATGATGTCCAAACTTCCAAAAGAGAAAACTTCGGTTGTGACTATACTTAGGAATCCAATTGATCGTGTGTTTAGTACTTATGAATTTTCAGTTGAAGTTGCTGCAAGATTTTTGGTGCATCCTAACTTAACTTCTGCCACACGAATGGCTAAACGCTTGCGAAGTAAAAGTTCTGGAGTGAGCACTCTTGATATATGGCCATGGAAGTATTTGGTTCCATGGATGAGAGAAGATCTATTTGCTCGG AGAGATGCCCGAAAACAGAAGGTCAATGTGGATGTTAGTGGCAATGATCCATACTACATGGAGGATTTTGTAATGCCATTACAAGATTTCATCAATAAACCAACAGCTTGGGATATTGTTCACAACGGAGCAACATTTCAG GTTGTTGGATTGACAAACAACTCATTTTTAGCAGAATCACATGAAGTTCGCCATTGTGTTCAGAAGTTTAAGACTCTTGGTGATTATGTGCTTCAAGTTGCAAAG AAGAGATTGGATGAAATGCTATATATTGGTCTCACAGAGAATCATAGAGAATCTGCAAACATTTTTGGAAGGGTGGTTGGTGCACAGGTGATTTCCCAGATGGCGGCATCAAATTCTAGCATAGAGGGTAGCAACAAATCAG AACATAGCTCTTCATTGTCAGATATTAAGCCTGCTAGCAATTATCATCAG AATAGCACCCCAGACCAAAAATCTGCTAATGTTACTTCAGCTGAAAAAGTCGAAATTCTAAAGGAAAAT ATGACTGTTGGAAAGCTCATGCAAGATTATGAAGTGTGCATTTCTTCCTTACGAAAGTCCCAAGCAACTCGACGTATTAATTCTTTGAAGAGAATCTCACCAGTGAACTTTTCAAAGGAG GCACGTCTCCAAGTTCCTGAAGAGGTTCTGGAGCAGATAAGATCACTTAACAGCCTTGATTTAGAGCTTTATGAGTATGCTCTGGACATCTTTGCGAAACAAAAGCAGAAATTAGCTTTAACG GGGAAGCTGGATAGCATACTCAGCCATTCTTATGGCATCACGCTCTGGCAAGGCCTCTTAATGGGCATTTCTATTTTCTTACTGGTCTTCTTCTTACTATTTATAAATGCTAGAAGAAGAACTCcaaaagtaaaaatatga
- the LOC123226404 gene encoding protein-tyrosine sulfotransferase-like isoform X3, with the protein MDTALKFTLLLLLLRFVNASTKNDFRHCERIVKTWALSSIDQEVKEDKHILQDLLFFLHVPRTGGRTYFHCLLRKLYSSSLECPRSYDKLRFDPGKTNCRLLVTHDDYSMMSKLPKEKTSVVTILRNPIDRVFSTYEFSVEVAARFLVHPNLTSATRMAKRLRSKSSGVSTLDIWPWKYLVPWMREDLFARRDARKQKVNVDVSGNDPYYMEDFVMPLQDFINKPTAWDIVHNGATFQVVGLTNNSFLAESHEVRHCVQKFKTLGDYVLQVAKKRLDEMLYIGLTENHRESANIFGRVVGAQVISQMAASNSSIEGSNKSEHSSSLSDIKPASNYHQNSTPDQKSANVTSAEKVEILKENMTVGKLMQDYEVCISSLRKSQATRRINSLKRISPVNFSKEARLQVPEEVLEQIRSLNSLDLELYEYALDIFAKQKQKLALTDELGSHGFTGKLDSILSHSYGITLWQGLLMGISIFLLVFFLLFINARRRTPKVKI; encoded by the exons ATGGATACTGCTCTCAAATTTACTCTTCTGTTGCTGCTTCttagatttg TGAATGCTTCTACTAAAAATGATTTTCGGCACTGTGAAAGAATTGTTAAAACTTGGGCACTTTCTTCCATTGATCAAGAAGTAAAAGAAGACAAACACATACTGCAAGATTTGCTGTTTTTTCTACATGTTCCCCGGACAGGAGGCCGTACTTATTTCCATTG TCTTCTGAGAAAGTTGTACTCTAGCTCTTTGGAATGTCCTCGTTCTTATGACAAGTTGCGATTTGATCCAGG CAAAACAAATTGTAGATTATTGGTCACTCATGATGATTATAGCATGATGTCCAAACTTCCAAAAGAGAAAACTTCGGTTGTGACTATACTTAGGAATCCAATTGATCGTGTGTTTAGTACTTATGAATTTTCAGTTGAAGTTGCTGCAAGATTTTTGGTGCATCCTAACTTAACTTCTGCCACACGAATGGCTAAACGCTTGCGAAGTAAAAGTTCTGGAGTGAGCACTCTTGATATATGGCCATGGAAGTATTTGGTTCCATGGATGAGAGAAGATCTATTTGCTCGG AGAGATGCCCGAAAACAGAAGGTCAATGTGGATGTTAGTGGCAATGATCCATACTACATGGAGGATTTTGTAATGCCATTACAAGATTTCATCAATAAACCAACAGCTTGGGATATTGTTCACAACGGAGCAACATTTCAG GTTGTTGGATTGACAAACAACTCATTTTTAGCAGAATCACATGAAGTTCGCCATTGTGTTCAGAAGTTTAAGACTCTTGGTGATTATGTGCTTCAAGTTGCAAAG AAGAGATTGGATGAAATGCTATATATTGGTCTCACAGAGAATCATAGAGAATCTGCAAACATTTTTGGAAGGGTGGTTGGTGCACAGGTGATTTCCCAGATGGCGGCATCAAATTCTAGCATAGAGGGTAGCAACAAATCAG AACATAGCTCTTCATTGTCAGATATTAAGCCTGCTAGCAATTATCATCAG AATAGCACCCCAGACCAAAAATCTGCTAATGTTACTTCAGCTGAAAAAGTCGAAATTCTAAAGGAAAAT ATGACTGTTGGAAAGCTCATGCAAGATTATGAAGTGTGCATTTCTTCCTTACGAAAGTCCCAAGCAACTCGACGTATTAATTCTTTGAAGAGAATCTCACCAGTGAACTTTTCAAAGGAG GCACGTCTCCAAGTTCCTGAAGAGGTTCTGGAGCAGATAAGATCACTTAACAGCCTTGATTTAGAGCTTTATGAGTATGCTCTGGACATCTTTGCGAAACAAAAGCAGAAATTAGCTTTAACG GATGAATTGGGAAGTCATGGATTTACC GGGAAGCTGGATAGCATACTCAGCCATTCTTATGGCATCACGCTCTGGCAAGGCCTCTTAATGGGCATTTCTATTTTCTTACTGGTCTTCTTCTTACTATTTATAAATGCTAGAAGAAGAACTCcaaaagtaaaaatatga
- the LOC123226021 gene encoding auxin response factor 10-like: MKEVEKSIDPQLWHACAGSMVQIPPLNSTVFYFPQGHAEHAFGPVNFPSSTTPIPPLILCRVTSLKFLADSETDEVYAKIRLVPLPGSELDFEDNNLSLNSVESDSESEKPASFAKTLTQSDANNGGGFSVPRYCAETIFPRLDYSADPPVQTVVAKDVHGETWKFRHIYRGTPRRHLLTTGWSTFVNQKKLVAGDSIVFLRAQNGDLCVGIRRAKKGIGGGNDSPSSGWNSNHGSCIGVNPYGGFSCFLREDENNRLRNGNLSLNSSGNANLRGHGGRVRPESVSEAAALAMSGKPFEVVYYPLGSTPEFCVKASSVRAAMRVHWHCGMRFKMAFETEDSSRISWFMGTISSIQVSDPICWPNSPWRLLQVTWDEPDLLQNVKRVSPWLVELVSNMPIIPLSPFSPPRKKLRLPQHLEFPLDSQFSVPSFTGNPLRPSSPLCCLSDNIPSGIQGARHAQFGISLSDFHLNNKLQSGLFSSSFQRFNPHSSISDGIMTNHTHSNEKLSCLLTMGNSSQNLEKSVNVKKHQFLLFGQPILTEQQISHSCSSDAVSQVGKSSSDGNSGRGKSSSDGSGSTRELQILPDKSSSSKIYWNRGIRVTEPELDTGHCKVFMESEDVGRTLDLSVLSSYEELYRRLANMFGIERSEIFSHVLYQDATGAVKQTGDKPFSDFKKTAKRLTILMGSGNDNVGRTWITGMRNTENGLNAPNKTGPLSIFA, encoded by the exons ATGAAGGAGGTTGAGAAGAGCATTGATCCACAACTATGGCACGCATGTGCAGGATCCATGGTCCAAATCCCTCCATTGAACAGCACAGTGTTTTACTTTCCTCAAGGCCACGCTGAGCACGCTTTTGGGCCTGTGAATTTCCCTTCCTCAACGACACCAATCCCACCTCTTATTCTTTGCCGCGTTACTTCACTCAAGTTTCTTGCTGATTCTGAAACTGATGAAGTGTATGCGAAGATAAGGCTGGTGCCTTTACCAGGTAGTGAGCTTGATTTTGAAGACAATAATTTAAGTCTGAATTCTGTTGAGTCCGATAGTGAGTCAGAAAAGCCAGCATCTTTTGCTAAAACCTTGACACAGTCTGATGCTAATAATGGGGGTGGATTTTCTGTGCCAAGATATTGTGCTGAGACTATATTTCCAAGGTTGGATTACAGTGCAGATCCTCCGGTCCAGACTGTGGTGGCTAAAGATGTCCATGGAGAGACTTGGAAGTTTAGGCATATTTATAGAGGGACACCAAGGAGACATTTGTTGACTACTGGATGGAGCACGTTTGTTAACCAAAAGAAACTTGTTGCTGGGGATTCTATTGTCTTCTTGAGAGCACAAAATGGTGATCTCTGCGTAGGGATCAGGAGAGCAAAGAAAGGAATTGGGGGTGGAAATGACTCTCCATCTTCTGGGTGGAATTCAAATCATGGAAGTTGTATTGGCGTTAACCCTTATGGAGGATTCTCATGCTTCTTGAGAGAGGATGAGAACAATAGGTTGAGAAACGGGAATCTGAGTTTGAATTCTTCTGGGAATGCAAATTTGAGGGGCCATGGTGGAAGAGTGAGGCCTGAGTCTGTTTCAGAGGCAGCGGCCCTTGCAATGAGTGGGAAGCCATTTGAGGTTGTTTATTATCCCCTTGGAAGCACGCCAGAGTTCTGTGTTAAGGCCTCTTCAGTAAGGGCAGCAATGAGGGTTCATTGGCACTGTGGGATGAGGTTCAAGATGGCTTTTGAAACAGAGGATTCTTCCAGGATAAGTTGGTTCATGGGAACTATATCCTCTATTCAGGTCTCTGATCCCATCTGCTGGCCTAACTCACCATGGCGGCTCCTCCAG GTGACATGGGATGAGCCAGACTTGCTACAAAATGTGAAACGTGTGAGCCCATGGTTGGTTGAACTGGTTTCAAACATGCCCATCATCCCCTTGTCACCGTTTTCACCTCCAAGAAAGAAGTTGCGGCTCCCGCAACACTTGGAGTTTCCCCTTGACAGCCAATTTTCAGTGCCGTCATTTACAGGCAACCCCCTTAGGCCCAGCAGCCCCTTGTGTTGTCTATCAGACAACATTCCTTCAGGCATACAGGGAGCCAGGCATGCTCAATTTGGTATATCTTTATCAGATTTCCATCTAAATAACAAACTGCAATCAGGGCTGTTTTCATCCAGCTTTCAGCGGTTCAATCCACATTCTAGCATTTCTGATGGCATCATGACAAACCACACTCACAGTAATGAGAAATTGTCTTGCTTGCTAACAATGGGAAATTCTAGTCAGAATTTGGAGAAATCTGTTAATGTTAAAAAGCACCAATTCTTACTTTTTGGTCAACCAATACTCACGGAGCAGCAGATCTCTCATAGCTGTTCTAGTGATGCAGTTTCACAAGTTGGCAAAAGTTCATCAGATGGCAATTCAGGCAGAGGAAAATCATCATCTGATGGGTCAGGATCCACACGTGAGCTGCAAATTTTACCAGATAAGTCATCAAGTTCTAAAATATATTGGAACCGGGGTATTCGAGTGACTGAACCTGAACTTGATACTGGTCACTGCAAGGTATTCATGGAGTCAGAGGATGTGGGCCGAACTCTTGATCTTTCAGTACTCAGTTCTTATGAAGAGCTCTACAGGAGGCTGGCCAACATGTTTGGGATTGAAAGATCAGAGATTTTTAGCCATGTTCTCTATCAAGATGCAACTGGAGCTGTTAAACAAACTGGAGATAAGCCATTCAG TGATTTTAAGAAAACGGCCAAAAGATTAACAATTCTGATGGGTTCAGGCAATGATAACGTTGGAAG GACATGGATCACAGGGATGCGGAATACTGAGAATGGACTCAATGCTCCCAACAAGACAGGTCCCCTGAGCATATTTGCATAA